In one Lentimicrobium sp. L6 genomic region, the following are encoded:
- a CDS encoding pyridoxal phosphate-dependent aminotransferase family protein: MQLVNNIINSGVRYYNEYTPLTSSEVIDDFGNKAVNFCSTQYLGIPWRADFNEQINSIKIDGSFFGSLGSNYLGGTHPSRLKLENKIKKLMSYPKALCFASGWAANYSICEYLSKDYDLIVSDIKNHNSVITGLKANHVKKLIVDLNETDLSEIVKDYKEDRIAVIYPTVEGITGVETFLKFSNLDDRRKVTIITDECHSFGILGHLGIKQHGFIRPDIRMIGFSKSLGIMGAAVLSSEVLINDLTQIASPWIYSTAIPPIIWDVISISLDISLECKKERIQIIDKANLLRSELNRFGISHSGSLHITGINFPSSIDPRHIENDLKSLGFFVIISEPPTTKNDELISRIAIQPTHTYQDIRKLVKCIFELLYI, encoded by the coding sequence ATGCAATTAGTAAATAACATTATCAATTCAGGTGTAAGGTATTACAATGAATACACACCTCTAACATCGTCGGAAGTTATTGACGATTTTGGAAACAAAGCAGTAAATTTTTGCTCGACACAATATCTTGGGATTCCCTGGCGTGCAGATTTTAATGAGCAGATAAATAGTATAAAAATAGATGGTTCTTTTTTTGGTTCATTGGGCAGCAATTATTTGGGTGGCACTCATCCTTCGCGTTTAAAATTAGAAAATAAGATTAAGAAACTCATGTCCTACCCAAAGGCTTTATGTTTCGCATCTGGGTGGGCAGCAAATTATTCAATTTGTGAATATTTGAGTAAGGATTATGATTTAATTGTTTCAGATATAAAAAATCACAACTCCGTAATTACTGGTCTAAAAGCTAATCATGTTAAAAAACTTATTGTTGATCTGAATGAAACTGATTTGTCTGAAATTGTAAAGGATTATAAAGAAGATAGGATCGCAGTTATTTATCCAACTGTAGAAGGTATTACTGGGGTTGAAACATTTTTAAAATTTAGCAATCTAGATGATAGAAGAAAAGTAACTATTATTACAGACGAATGCCACTCATTTGGTATATTAGGGCATCTTGGAATTAAGCAACATGGTTTTATCAGACCAGATATTAGAATGATTGGTTTCAGCAAATCATTAGGAATTATGGGCGCAGCTGTTTTGTCCAGCGAAGTACTAATTAATGATTTAACTCAAATTGCATCACCCTGGATATATTCAACTGCGATTCCACCTATAATTTGGGATGTTATATCAATATCGCTTGATATTTCTTTAGAATGCAAAAAAGAACGAATTCAGATTATTGACAAAGCAAATCTTCTAAGATCTGAACTCAATAGATTTGGAATATCCCATTCTGGATCTTTACATATTACTGGGATCAACTTTCCTTCTTCTATAGATCCAAGGCATATAGAAAATGATCTGAAATCACTTGGTTTTTTTGTAATTATTTCCGAACCTCCAACAACAAAAAATGATGAATTAATCTCACGAATTGCAATACAACCAACACATACTTATCAAGACATCCGTAAATTAGTGAAATGCATATTTGAACTTTTGTACATATAG
- a CDS encoding ATP-binding cassette domain-containing protein: MSYTEKEIYWNEKHQNPNWSDEIHFSEFFENEMNELNFNKGIINNTEITSRLLLNHLSVFSFSNNTKIIDFACGKGDLLLRLAEHLPSCHSFGIDISEYAISKFTEKVASKKLTDCIKPITGSIESLRELNESYSNDIDIIICRDAFYMLTPEEQSLFFKLSESLLKETGILYIADSAVNINIVDTIKKHVIKRQHGGAPITWSINGSGRNFSISDKALGTRLDLISNPIINEDVIYKSFGSAAKFCLSSSTKNAYENLSEIAKPQKIKNQRISDYIYAKFIFCKTPIIKHSVSSSILVKFSKNFSYQNNETIINKGLYSFEIGKWNLVLGQSGVGKTTILKYIAEWYKNKNIDISNKPKKVFLLEQNPKLIEDISVKSNLILFNNNEKIINQVLINLGLPQSILKRVHSRNKLSGGEYQRIALAQAVISEPDLLLLDEPCTGMDQVKKYQFFSNLKSYYVSNEIKSPTIIAVDHEFNSIESFFNNYYEIIHQRIYAISK, from the coding sequence ATGTCATATACCGAGAAAGAAATTTATTGGAATGAAAAACACCAAAATCCAAATTGGTCTGATGAAATACACTTTTCAGAGTTTTTTGAAAATGAAATGAACGAATTGAATTTTAATAAGGGTATTATAAATAATACAGAGATTACATCTAGATTATTACTTAACCATTTATCGGTTTTTTCCTTTTCAAACAATACTAAAATAATTGATTTTGCTTGTGGAAAAGGTGATTTATTGCTTAGGTTAGCAGAGCATCTACCTTCTTGTCATAGTTTTGGTATTGATATTTCAGAATATGCTATTTCAAAATTTACAGAAAAAGTAGCTTCAAAAAAACTCACAGATTGTATTAAGCCAATAACTGGTTCGATTGAAAGCCTGAGAGAGTTAAATGAATCTTATTCAAATGATATAGATATTATTATTTGCCGTGATGCTTTTTACATGCTGACCCCAGAAGAACAATCATTATTTTTTAAGCTGTCAGAATCTTTGCTCAAGGAAACAGGTATTCTTTATATTGCAGATTCAGCGGTTAATATTAATATTGTTGATACTATTAAAAAACATGTAATCAAAAGGCAACATGGAGGTGCTCCTATAACATGGTCAATAAATGGTTCTGGAAGAAATTTCTCAATATCTGATAAAGCTCTTGGTACTAGATTAGATCTTATATCAAATCCTATTATTAACGAAGATGTAATTTACAAGAGTTTTGGTTCAGCAGCTAAATTCTGCTTGTCATCATCAACAAAAAACGCCTATGAAAATCTTAGTGAAATTGCAAAACCACAAAAAATAAAGAATCAAAGAATTTCTGATTATATATACGCTAAGTTTATATTTTGTAAAACACCGATAATTAAACATTCTGTGTCGTCTAGTATATTGGTCAAATTTAGCAAAAACTTTAGCTACCAAAACAATGAAACTATTATAAATAAAGGATTGTATAGTTTTGAAATTGGGAAATGGAATTTGGTTCTAGGTCAGTCAGGTGTTGGCAAAACAACAATCTTAAAATATATTGCAGAATGGTATAAAAATAAGAATATTGATATTAGCAATAAGCCAAAAAAAGTCTTTTTACTTGAACAAAATCCAAAGCTAATTGAAGATATTTCTGTCAAATCAAACTTGATACTTTTTAATAATAATGAAAAAATAATTAATCAAGTTCTTATTAATCTAGGATTACCTCAGAGCATATTGAAAAGAGTGCATTCCAGAAATAAACTAAGTGGTGGAGAATATCAACGCATTGCACTTGCTCAGGCTGTAATTTCAGAACCAGATTTATTACTCTTAGATGAACCTTGTACAGGTATGGATCAAGTGAAAAAATATCAATTCTTTTCTAATCTCAAATCCTACTATGTTTCTAATGAAATTAAATCTCCAACGATAATTGCGGTTGACCATGAGTTTAATTCAATCGAATCATTTTTTAATAACTATTACGAAATAATACATCAAAGAATATATGCAATTAGTAAATAA